A stretch of DNA from Oncorhynchus keta strain PuntledgeMale-10-30-2019 chromosome 17, Oket_V2, whole genome shotgun sequence:
CACTAGAGTACTGGTCATTTATGGAGAGTGTGGATTTGTTTTGAAAATGTTCTATCTTTTATTGCAGCTATGAAATTGATGATGATTATACAGCGTTGTACAAAGGTAAAGTAAAATAATATGCCCTGTCGTCTATGCAATCATCATTGTATCATATCTGTATGTGTGAAGCATATTGACCTGCTGCAGATTCTTCTGGACAGTTAGCCAGGATGGTGCCTCTATTCTGACTGCAACTGTTCTCCACAGTGTTGGAGGCCCTGAAAGCCCACAAAGACTCCTGGCCTTTCTTGGAGCCTGTGGATGAATCCTATGCCCCCAACTATAATGAGATCATTCAGGTGAGTGAAATCACAGTGAAAAAAACGGGTCCAAACTTTGTCAAATGAAGGTTAGATGCCTCGGTTATGagttttttttcacattttaatTTGATGTCATCCATTCCACAAGTAGCAATTTACGTTAGCCCTGATTTCTCCTCAGACTCCGATGGACCTGTCCACCATCGAGAGGAAGCTGAATGAAGGGGAGTACATCGCCAAGGAGGAGTTTGTGTCTGACGTGAAGCTCATGTTTGAGAATTGCATGGAGTACAATGGGGAAGACAGTGGTAAATACACACACTTCATTTTGACCTTAACCTCACGCATGATGTCCCTCAAATGCCTCTAGCATGTGAAAAACGTTTTTTGGGATTGACTTTGAACTTCAATTATGAATGTGAAATAGATACATTTGAttaagtggaggaggagagaatttTGGGGGAGAGCTGGGCTGTAAAATGTGGCTCTGGCCTTAACAGATTTGACAGTGATGAATGGGGAGGGATTGAGTTGTGCTCCAGTGCACCaggccctgcctgcctgccagagAGACATTCCAGCCCCTAGCTAAGCCCCCTGTCTGGAGTCATCCATCTGTCTGAATGCTCTCCCCAGGGAGAGGCACTGGGGCCAGGGGTCAACCACACTACGGCCCTCTGAACTGGTCAGCCTGTCACCCAACGCTGGGGTGTGTCTATGCAATGACATTCAGATGATACTCTGATATTTGTGTCTGTGTTTAACTGGCCAGATGAATGAGccctgtgtgcctgtctgtgttttTTGGCAGAGTACAGCATCATGGCGGAGTCCCTGGAGCGCTGTTTCAGCCGAGCCCTGCTCAAGCACTTGCCGTCAGAGGACGGTGACACGGACGAAGAGTTCCACGTGTGTGGTGAGGACCGTGAGAAAGACCGCAAGGAGAAGAGGCGGAGCAAAGGCCCCAAACAGGCGGGGCCAGAGCGCTTTGGCCGAGCCACTGAGCATGCCTCGCGCAAACGGACACATCCAGGGGGCAAGGGCAGCACTGCCATGGAGGAGGGGAACAAGGTGGCCCAGCCTCCCCCTCCCACCCACTGGGCCAACAGACACCCACACCCCCACAGCATGCCACATGGACAACCCTACCCTGGGAATCTATACCACCCAGCACAGCAGGTAGCTAGGAACGCTTATTTGATATGTAGTTCTTTTTTAGGCTTAAAGGGAGGCCAGGCATGTCAAACAATATTTCACATAGGAGATAGTGCTTTAGTACTTCAGTAGGAGTTAATAAAGAGAAAAACAGTTCAGAGTAATTTTAGATAAGGACAGATAAATGCATGACATTTTAGACATGATATTTTGAACTGTCATCCATTCTGCAGCAGCTCCAGCACCCCCCTGGTCCTCACATGTATGGTCAGAGGATGGCCATGGACCCCCGATACGCCTACCCTCACCCTGGACAGGGACACATGCCCCGGCCTGGAGACCCCAATGCTCACCACATGCCTCAACATTACAACATGCAGGTGAGATCAGCTAAGAAAACGATCCCATGGAGTTTTCACATATCTGATGAGGAATTATTTTATCTGCTCTGCTCACCGTGTGCTCAAGCTGAACAATATTTTGTGTGTTACTGCTCTGTCACCGTTGGTTGGTTATATTTGCTGCTATGCAGACATACTGATAGACGTCCTTGTATTCCAGCCACACCTGGGGGATGGTCACCACATTGGCCCTAGATACCAGGTGGGGCCTGATGGCCGGCCTCTCCATCCCCAGCACCACCAGCAGCACCCCTACATGGGTCCCACCCACGGCCCTTCACTGGGCCCCCGCCCTGTGGCCCTCCAGTCTGGGGGCCTCTGCACCCCCACGCCCGAAGGCAACATGTACCCGTCCCGCCAGCGCACCGACGGCCACCCCATGCACCCCGGTGGGAACCGTTACCCCGGGCCTGGCGTcccaccacaacacaactacCCTGCCTTTCGTCCTGGCATGGGCGTGCCTCCTAGCATGTGGTCAGGGATGAACCACCAAGGCCAGCAGAGGCCCAGTGGACCTGGGATGCAGGAGCAGAATATGGCTAACCACCAGCAGCACCCCTATTTTCATGGGGGTCCACGTCCCATGGGCCCCAAACCCTGGCCAGAGCAGCCTGGTGGCCCTGGAGGGTACCCCCCACCCCCAAATAGCCAGTACAGGATGCCCTGTGGCATCAGCACCTCCCCGGGGCCCATGGCCCTGCGGCCTCCCATGCCTCATCAGGACTCACGGCAGCGTCTGGCCTCCATGCTGGAGAGCCCAGAGATGATTGCCCTGCAGCAGCTGTCTGCTTCCTCCACCGGACTCCCTGCTGGCTCCTCACGCCAGCTCATGGGCAACCTTCAGCAGCAGCCCCCACAGGGAGTTGGCAGCGCACCAACTCAAGCTCAGCCCTCGCAGCACCCACCTCCCCCTGAAATTCACCTGCTGCGTCCTGCCAGAGACAATGGCCCAGATAGCCAGCCTGCCCATCACGCAGACATGCAGCCCAAAGGTAGGAATGATCTTTTTGCTTTTACAACTCTCCCTCTAAGCTTTATGAAAATCAACTTGGATCCTCGTCTACCTCCCCAAAAAATTATATTCAGACTTGTCTGAAGTTCTGACTATATTTCATAAGCAAACTGTCTCTTTGCAATGTGATGTTAATAATTTTTCACAGTAAGTGACTAAGTATTCATCACTTCAATGAAGTCCCGCGGCTTGCTTTGAGGGTGGAACTGAGATGACATGTCATCACACTGCAGCTACACTAGCAAGAAGATGTTTTATATAAAGGACAAAAAACCCTAAACATTTCTTGAACAAATATAATCAAAGATGGTGTTAATTTTGAGTCTGTGTCTTGAAAAGTAATAGAACATGTTCTCCATCTGTAGAGGCATAAACTCAGATGTTCAACAAATGGATCCTTTGTGTTCACTGTAACATCCTTCCTCTATATTCTCTGTCCTAACAGAGTTCACATCAGATCACAAAACGACCAACAACAACCATGCAGGAACGCGGATAACCCCCGTCCAGTCTGATCAGGATCGTTCCACAGAGCCTCCCAGCCACCTCACTGGGGGCATGCAGAGCCCCTCGGCTCCAAACTTGGGCAGATCACAGGAGAGGGGTAGCGGGACCGGGGAGCAGGCTGCGTCTGGGCCGGGACACCCACAGAGCTCAGAGACAACCGGCAaccaggagggggagagaagaggacagtctGTCTGCCAGACTCCCACTCAACAGAACAACCCTTCCATTGTTCCTCCTCCACACCCCCACAATTCACCTCCCTCCCAGAACTCTCCGCACTCCCAGAATGCTCCACAGCATATAACCCAGATCCCCACTCGGCAAATCCCAGAGAATGCCCCTCACCCTAAGAACGCCCATCAACACATGATCCAGAATGCACAGCAACAAAACATCCTTCAACATATCAGTCAGAAAGCCCCACAGCAAGGATCCCAAAACCCTCAGAACACACCTCCACATGTGGCTCAGAATCCCCTTCAACGTGGTCCACAGCCAAGCCCCATGCATGGAATGCCAAAATGCGCCCCCCAGCCTGGCCTTGGTCCACCACAGCCAGCCCCTTTCACCTCCCTGCCCCCCAGCCACCCTGTGTCCCAGCTGCCTCCACAGCCCAGCCCAGCTGACCATGGAGACCAGAGGCCCAGCGAGCCCACTAGCAGAAGGgattctggaggcagctctggtAACCCCAGCATGATGAAGTCTGGACCTCCCAACAGCATCTATAAACAACAGTCGTTCAGTCCCAATGTGCAACAGACACAGTTGGGTAACCAGGGCAGTCTGGGGCCAAGGGGACCAGCACCTGGTCACATCCCAGCCATGCCTCCCCACTCTCCGGGCCAGGTTGCTGGAGCCATGGGCAgcccaacacatccacactatgGTCAACCTATGGGCAGGCCCATGCCCCCTTCAAATCGGCAGCCTTACCCAAACCAAGCTATGCCCCAGACCATGAACCCAAACCATAACCCTGCCGGCTACCCCACCTACCACCAGCAAGGAGCTTCCTATCCATATCACATGGGCCAGCAGCAGCATCTCCAGGGCCACACCAACATGTACCCCCAGTACCAGCCTCAACACTTATACCCCCAGCCCCAGGGCAACAGCCGGGGGGGCTACCCACCTGAGGAGTGGCATAGGCAGCAGCAATACCAGCCTCGCCACCCCATGCCCTCCAACACCTACCTGCCTGCAGCCAGTGCCAAGGTCAATGGGTGCCTGAAGGAGGGCAGCAGCATGGGCTCCCCCCTGGGCTCTGAGGGCTCCGGGGTCAGCTTGATGTCCCCAAGTCTCCTGCCCGAGGGCCTCCATGGAGGCTCTGCGGGGAAGGAGAGCAGGGAGGCTGGCAGCCCAATGAAGCCTCAGCATGCTCGGGTGGAGGAGACCTCAGAGCGGCCAGAGAGCCCTAAAGAGATCCTAGACCTGGACAGCCACAACGCTGCTGCACGCCGCTGGAGTTCCCAGCCCCTGCCTCAAGTGGCCAACTTCCTGTACGACCCCCGAGCAGTGCATCCTGGGATGCAGCAGGGTGGGGCCCCACCCCCCCACATGATTTCTCGGCCTCCATACCCTAGCCAGCCTGGCTTTCCTAGTGGACACTACACTCCCCAAAGACCCCACCCTCACCTCATGGAGGCCCTGCAGCGGCCCCAGCACCTGCCCTTTCACCCGGGACAGACCCGCATGGCCATTTACAGACACCCCCAGACTGAAGGCCACTTCCAAGGCATGACGGTCCAGCAGAGAGGCCTGGGACCTGAACACTTCCTTCACCTAGGGTAAGAAAGAGCTACGCTGAAGATTCTAATGGTTCATTCCTTTGCAGGGCTTTTTTGCAAAGGAGTACTTGATCTCAATTGGGGACTCCCTGCTAAAAATATGGTTGAAAATAGGTTATTGATGTTTTATCTTATGTCATCTTGTAGGCAGCAGATGATGTCTCCCAGTGGTCCCAGCAGTAAACAGGGAGTTTAAGCAACTCTGTGGAAGCAGGGTAAGTGACTATTCAATggtgtattttgtatttattatggatccccgttagctgCTGACAAGACaggagctactcttcctggggtccagcaaaattaaggcagttttacattttaaaaacattacaaaacattcataacagatttcaccAATCAATATTTCAATAAATCACATCATGTTTCAGTTAGGGCTGTTACGTTACGGTGACTGTATTACTGATAAACTGGCGGTCACGAGACATGACCGCAGGTTAAATTCCACGTAACTGTTTAGTCACggttctccaagctctgatgctgctgatggtcattagtagactaccaaacttgctaactgcctggtactcagcactctattgtccctctaatcactctgacaccAATGCAAATGTAATTTGAAAATCAAACAATTTATGAGCCCATGAGCTCAtcttgcgcaacatttctataggctatgcaattgcgtgagaacttagttttgatggcctctattaaagaggaggatcccattaGCTTTCTaaaggctaggcctactatattttcTCAACTTTACTAATATTAAGTACATTGCTTCGCTTTACAACAAGAGTATAGCCTACCTAGCATGAAAATGAACCCCTGCCCcaacaggtgcatgataatggtccattttAAATctaaacaaatttcacacatattatttagtatatgtaaagacaagattaattCAAGAACAATCTGATGGGTGACCAATATTAGCCTATcgcttgtgaattatatattatcacttcgATCGAATCgatatcaaaatcaaatcaaacgttatttgtcacatgctccgaatacaacaagtgtagactttaccgtgaaatgcttacttacaagcctctAACTCTTCTTGaaatgcactgttggttaagaaaatatttaccaagtagacaaaaataaaaagtaacataataagaataacaatatcgaagctatatacagggggcacctgtACCAAGTCCGTGGGCGGGGgtgcaggttagttgaggtaatttgtacatgtaggtgggggtggaGTGCCTATGCATAGATCattaacagcgagtagcagcagtgtacaaaatggGGGGGTCcatcaatgtaaattgtccagtggcaa
This window harbors:
- the LOC118395843 gene encoding chromatin remodeling regulator CECR2-like isoform X2, translated to MFQGCTISVEEIQSWWEVPAIAHFCSLFRTAFNLPDFEIEELEEALQKQDIDFLADLLVSLLQGCYQRTDITPQAFSDYLDDIINYRWELEEGKPNPLRQGPFEELAPRTQVELLHRLCDYRLDAADVFDLLKGLDADSLRVEPLGQDGNGTLYWYFYGTRMYKEDPVKRKAEQLHEALVIKPAEKRKRGRPPKKKVEEIQLSEVENEVKKENGLEGLHSGTDRERGAWSLVCDTEEQWASLAESIKDKTSPQDRHLYRIISQNFLPEISSMIELKENEQKQRLLDPTPVRSSYRLSEKRMSQEEEDTLQAIADVEQQKQRDVDMDRQALLAEQKREEEMLLQEERQREEQERVKAVEERARRRKLREEKAWLISQGKDLPPELLHLEPHSPIQRARRTKAFYEIDDDYTALYKVLEALKAHKDSWPFLEPVDESYAPNYNEIIQTPMDLSTIERKLNEGEYIAKEEFVSDVKLMFENCMEYNGEDSEYSIMAESLERCFSRALLKHLPSEDGDTDEEFHVCGEDREKDRKEKRRSKGPKQAGPERFGRATEHASRKRTHPGGKGSTAMEEGNKVAQPPPPTHWANRHPHPHSMPHGQPYPGNLYHPAQQLQHPPGPHMYGQRMAMDPRYAYPHPGQGHMPRPGDPNAHHMPQHYNMQPHLGDGHHIGPRYQVGPDGRPLHPQHHQQHPYMGPTHGPSLGPRPVALQSGGLCTPTPEGNMYPSRQRTDGHPMHPGGNRYPGPGVPPQHNYPAFRPGMGVPPSMWSGMNHQGQQRPSGPGMQEQNMANHQQHPYFHGGPRPMGPKPWPEQPGGPGGYPPPPNSQYRMPCGISTSPGPMALRPPMPHQDSRQRLASMLESPEMIALQQLSASSTGLPAGSSRQLMGNLQQQPPQGVGSAPTQAQPSQHPPPPEIHLLRPARDNGPDSQPAHHADMQPKEFTSDHKTTNNNHAGTRITPVQSDQDRSTEPPSHLTGGMQSPSAPNLGRSQERGSGTGEQAASGPGHPQSSETTGNQEGERRGQSVCQTPTQQNNPSIVPPPHPHNSPPSQNSPHSQNAPQHITQIPTRQIPENAPHPKNAHQHMIQNAQQQNILQHISQKAPQQGSQNPQNTPPHVAQNPLQRGPQPSPMHGMPKCAPQPGLGPPQPAPFTSLPPSHPVSQLPPQPSPADHGDQRPSEPTSRRDSGGSSGNPSMMKSGPPNSIYKQQSFSPNVQQTQLGNQGSLGPRGPAPGHIPAMPPHSPGQVAGAMGSPTHPHYGQPMGRPMPPSNRQPYPNQAMPQTMNPNHNPAGYPTYHQQGASYPYHMGQQQHLQGHTNMYPQYQPQHLYPQPQGNSRGGYPPEEWHRQQQYQPRHPMPSNTYLPAASAKVNGCLKEGSSMGSPLGSEGSGVSLMSPSLLPEGLHGGSAGKESREAGSPMKPQHARVEETSERPESPKEILDLDSHNAAARRWSSQPLPQVANFLYDPRAVHPGMQQGGAPPPHMISRPPYPSQPGFPSGHYTPQRPHPHLMEALQRPQHLPFHPGQTRMAIYRHPQTEGHFQGMTVQQRGLGPEHFLHLGQQMMSPSGPSSKQGV
- the LOC118395843 gene encoding chromatin remodeling regulator CECR2-like isoform X1; the protein is MFQGCTISVEEIQSWWEVPAIAHFCSLFRTAFNLPDFEIEELEEALQKQDIDFLADLLVSLLQGCYQRTDITPQAFSDYLDDIINYRWELEEGKPNPLRQGPFEELAPRTQVELLHRLCDYRLDAADVFDLLKGLDADSLRVEPLGQDGNGTLYWYFYGTRMYKEDPVKRKAEQLHEALVIKPAEKRKRGRPPKKKVEEIQLSEVENEVKKENGLEGLHSGTDRERGAWSLVCDTEEQWASLAESIKDKTSPQDRHLYRIISQNFLPEISSMIELKENEQKQRLLDPTPVRSSYRLSEKRMSQEEEDTLQAIADVEQQKQRDVDMDRQALLAEQKREEEMLLQEERQREEQERVKAVEERARRRKLREEKAWLISQGKDLPPELLHLEPHSPIQRARRTKAFYEIDDDYTALYKVLEALKAHKDSWPFLEPVDESYAPNYNEIIQTPMDLSTIERKLNEGEYIAKEEFVSDVKLMFENCMEYNGEDSEYSIMAESLERCFSRALLKHLPSEDGDTDEEFHVCGEDREKDRKEKRRSKGPKQAGPERFGRATEHASRKRTHPGGKGSTAMEEGNKVAQPPPPTHWANRHPHPHSMPHGQPYPGNLYHPAQQQLQHPPGPHMYGQRMAMDPRYAYPHPGQGHMPRPGDPNAHHMPQHYNMQPHLGDGHHIGPRYQVGPDGRPLHPQHHQQHPYMGPTHGPSLGPRPVALQSGGLCTPTPEGNMYPSRQRTDGHPMHPGGNRYPGPGVPPQHNYPAFRPGMGVPPSMWSGMNHQGQQRPSGPGMQEQNMANHQQHPYFHGGPRPMGPKPWPEQPGGPGGYPPPPNSQYRMPCGISTSPGPMALRPPMPHQDSRQRLASMLESPEMIALQQLSASSTGLPAGSSRQLMGNLQQQPPQGVGSAPTQAQPSQHPPPPEIHLLRPARDNGPDSQPAHHADMQPKEFTSDHKTTNNNHAGTRITPVQSDQDRSTEPPSHLTGGMQSPSAPNLGRSQERGSGTGEQAASGPGHPQSSETTGNQEGERRGQSVCQTPTQQNNPSIVPPPHPHNSPPSQNSPHSQNAPQHITQIPTRQIPENAPHPKNAHQHMIQNAQQQNILQHISQKAPQQGSQNPQNTPPHVAQNPLQRGPQPSPMHGMPKCAPQPGLGPPQPAPFTSLPPSHPVSQLPPQPSPADHGDQRPSEPTSRRDSGGSSGNPSMMKSGPPNSIYKQQSFSPNVQQTQLGNQGSLGPRGPAPGHIPAMPPHSPGQVAGAMGSPTHPHYGQPMGRPMPPSNRQPYPNQAMPQTMNPNHNPAGYPTYHQQGASYPYHMGQQQHLQGHTNMYPQYQPQHLYPQPQGNSRGGYPPEEWHRQQQYQPRHPMPSNTYLPAASAKVNGCLKEGSSMGSPLGSEGSGVSLMSPSLLPEGLHGGSAGKESREAGSPMKPQHARVEETSERPESPKEILDLDSHNAAARRWSSQPLPQVANFLYDPRAVHPGMQQGGAPPPHMISRPPYPSQPGFPSGHYTPQRPHPHLMEALQRPQHLPFHPGQTRMAIYRHPQTEGHFQGMTVQQRGLGPEHFLHLGQQMMSPSGPSSKQGV